In one window of Vulpes vulpes isolate BD-2025 chromosome 1, VulVul3, whole genome shotgun sequence DNA:
- the ZNF792 gene encoding zinc finger protein 792 isoform X2: MAAAAALGDPAQEEWGLLDEAQRLLYCDVMLENFALIASLGLTSFRSYIVAQLQMGAEPWVPDRVDMTSAMARGAYSGPISGFCCATEAEHSVSVAGVSQDRKLKAALSKQKDYSCDMCGLHLRDILHLAEHQATHPSQKPYMCEAPGRESKSRANLYKHQMQQSIDKPVRRDEDRASFVKSCRDDTSKEPFTVRVGGKDFVGGTATSDLPQHQVAHRVEEPPQSTGVGDCHTVQSHSKCGEFGNAFSDKPTPIQHQRTHTGERPYECNKCGIFFSHASGLFQHQRDHNRGKPYECCECGKFFSQHSSLVKHQRVHTGESPHVCSECGKFFSRSSNLIQHKRVHTGEKPYECGECGKFFSQRSNLIHHKRVHTGKSAHECSECGKSFNCNSSLIKHLRVHTGERPYKCNECGKFFSHIASLIQHQIVHTGERPYRCSECGKAFSRSSDLMKHQRVHTGERPYECIECGKLFSQSSSLNSHRRLHTGERPYQCPECGKFFNQSSSLNNHRRLHTGERPYECLECGKTFRQRSNLRQHQKVHKSDKPYKCSECGKAFSQRPTLVRHQKIHTRERSAENVQPPPAQRCAVEMSSENSLYKGAISQRLNPVHPNVHTGQIPYEC, from the exons GAGGAGTGGGGGCTCCTTGATGAGGCTCAGAGACTCCTGTACTGTGACGTGATGCTGGAGAACTTTGCACTTATAGCCTCGCTGG GACTTACGTCTTTCAGGTCTTACATAGTTGCCCAGCTGCAGATGGGGGCAGAGCCATGGGTACCTGACAGGGTGGACATGACTTCAGCCATGGCAAGAGGGGCATACAGCGGACCCATCTCTG GTTTTTGCTGTGCAACAGAGGCTGAGCATAGTGTGTCTGTAGCAGGAGTGTCCCAGGACAGGAAGCTCAAGGCAGCTCTGTCCAAGCAGAAGGACTACTCCTGTGACATGTGTGGCCTACACTTGAGAGACATTTTGCACCTGGCTGAACACCAGGCAACACATCCCAGCCAGAAACCATACATGTGTGAGGCACCTGGGAGAGAGTCCAAGTCCAGAGCAAACCTTTACAAGCATCAGATGCAGCAGAGTATAGACAAGCCTGTCAGAAGGGATGAGGACAGGGCCTCATTTGTGAAGAGCTGCAGAGATGACACATCAAAAGAACCTTTTACAGtcagggtgggtgggaaggaCTTTGTGGGTGGGACAGCTACATCTGACCTTCCACAGCATCAGGTCGCTCACAGAGTGGAGGAGCCACCCCAGAGCACTGGTGTGGGGGACTGTCACACTGTGCAAAGCCACAGCAAGTGCGGTGAATTTGGGAATGCTTTCAGCGACAAACCCACACCTATTCAGCACCAGAGAACccacactggagaaaggccttatgaaTGCAACAAATGTGGGATATTCTTTAGCCACGCCTCTGGCCTCTTTCAGCACCAGAGAGATCACAACAGAGGAAAGCCCTATGAGTGCTGCGAGTGTGGGAAGTTCTTTAGCCAACACTCCAGTCTTGTTAAACATCAGAGAGTTCACACTGGGGAAAGCCCTCATgtgtgcagtgaatgtgggaaattctTTAGCCGAAGCTCCAACCTCATTCAGCATAAGAGGGTGcacactggagagaagccttATGAGTGCGGCGAATGCGGGAAATTCTTCAGCCAGCGTTCCAACCTCATTCATCATAAGAGGGTTCACACTGGCAAAAGCGCTCATGAGTGTAGTGAGTGTGGGAAGTCTTTCAACTGCAACTCCAGCCTCATTAAACACTTGAGGgttcacactggagaaagacCTTATAAGtgcaatgaatgtgggaaatTCTTCAGCCACATCGCCAGTCTCATCCAACACCAGATAGTCCACACTGGCGAGCGGCCTTACaggtgcagtgaatgtgggaaagccttcagccGAAGCTCTGACCTCATGAAGCATCAGAGAGTCCACACTGGGGAACGGCCTTATGAGTGCATCGAATGTGGGAAATTGTTTAGCCAGAGCTCCAGCCTAAATAGCCATCGGAGACTTCACACTGGCGAGAGGCCTTATCAGTGCCCTGAATGTGGGAAATTCTTTAACCAAAGCTCCAGCCTCAATAACCATCGGAGGCTTCACACTGGCGAGCGACCTTATGAGTGCCTGGAATGTGGGAAAACCTTCAGGCAAAGATCTAATCTGAGGCAGCACCAGAAGGTTCACAAATCAGACAAGCCGTATaagtgcagtgaatgtggaaaagcctttagcCAGAGGCCTACCCTCGTCCGGCACCAGAAAATTCACACCAGAGAAAGGAGTGCAGAAAATGTGCAGCCTCCTCCAGCACAGCGATGTGCAGTAGAGATGAGCTCTGAGAACAGTCTTTATAAGGGGGCCATCAGCCAGAGGTTGAACCCTGTTCATCCCAATGTCCACACTGGGCAGATTCCCTATGAATGCTAA
- the ZNF792 gene encoding zinc finger protein 792 isoform X1 yields the protein MAAAAALGDPAQGCVTFEDVTIYFSQEEWGLLDEAQRLLYCDVMLENFALIASLGLTSFRSYIVAQLQMGAEPWVPDRVDMTSAMARGAYSGPISGFCCATEAEHSVSVAGVSQDRKLKAALSKQKDYSCDMCGLHLRDILHLAEHQATHPSQKPYMCEAPGRESKSRANLYKHQMQQSIDKPVRRDEDRASFVKSCRDDTSKEPFTVRVGGKDFVGGTATSDLPQHQVAHRVEEPPQSTGVGDCHTVQSHSKCGEFGNAFSDKPTPIQHQRTHTGERPYECNKCGIFFSHASGLFQHQRDHNRGKPYECCECGKFFSQHSSLVKHQRVHTGESPHVCSECGKFFSRSSNLIQHKRVHTGEKPYECGECGKFFSQRSNLIHHKRVHTGKSAHECSECGKSFNCNSSLIKHLRVHTGERPYKCNECGKFFSHIASLIQHQIVHTGERPYRCSECGKAFSRSSDLMKHQRVHTGERPYECIECGKLFSQSSSLNSHRRLHTGERPYQCPECGKFFNQSSSLNNHRRLHTGERPYECLECGKTFRQRSNLRQHQKVHKSDKPYKCSECGKAFSQRPTLVRHQKIHTRERSAENVQPPPAQRCAVEMSSENSLYKGAISQRLNPVHPNVHTGQIPYEC from the exons GGCTGTGTGACCTTTGAGGACGTGACCATTTACTTCTCCCAGGAGGAGTGGGGGCTCCTTGATGAGGCTCAGAGACTCCTGTACTGTGACGTGATGCTGGAGAACTTTGCACTTATAGCCTCGCTGG GACTTACGTCTTTCAGGTCTTACATAGTTGCCCAGCTGCAGATGGGGGCAGAGCCATGGGTACCTGACAGGGTGGACATGACTTCAGCCATGGCAAGAGGGGCATACAGCGGACCCATCTCTG GTTTTTGCTGTGCAACAGAGGCTGAGCATAGTGTGTCTGTAGCAGGAGTGTCCCAGGACAGGAAGCTCAAGGCAGCTCTGTCCAAGCAGAAGGACTACTCCTGTGACATGTGTGGCCTACACTTGAGAGACATTTTGCACCTGGCTGAACACCAGGCAACACATCCCAGCCAGAAACCATACATGTGTGAGGCACCTGGGAGAGAGTCCAAGTCCAGAGCAAACCTTTACAAGCATCAGATGCAGCAGAGTATAGACAAGCCTGTCAGAAGGGATGAGGACAGGGCCTCATTTGTGAAGAGCTGCAGAGATGACACATCAAAAGAACCTTTTACAGtcagggtgggtgggaaggaCTTTGTGGGTGGGACAGCTACATCTGACCTTCCACAGCATCAGGTCGCTCACAGAGTGGAGGAGCCACCCCAGAGCACTGGTGTGGGGGACTGTCACACTGTGCAAAGCCACAGCAAGTGCGGTGAATTTGGGAATGCTTTCAGCGACAAACCCACACCTATTCAGCACCAGAGAACccacactggagaaaggccttatgaaTGCAACAAATGTGGGATATTCTTTAGCCACGCCTCTGGCCTCTTTCAGCACCAGAGAGATCACAACAGAGGAAAGCCCTATGAGTGCTGCGAGTGTGGGAAGTTCTTTAGCCAACACTCCAGTCTTGTTAAACATCAGAGAGTTCACACTGGGGAAAGCCCTCATgtgtgcagtgaatgtgggaaattctTTAGCCGAAGCTCCAACCTCATTCAGCATAAGAGGGTGcacactggagagaagccttATGAGTGCGGCGAATGCGGGAAATTCTTCAGCCAGCGTTCCAACCTCATTCATCATAAGAGGGTTCACACTGGCAAAAGCGCTCATGAGTGTAGTGAGTGTGGGAAGTCTTTCAACTGCAACTCCAGCCTCATTAAACACTTGAGGgttcacactggagaaagacCTTATAAGtgcaatgaatgtgggaaatTCTTCAGCCACATCGCCAGTCTCATCCAACACCAGATAGTCCACACTGGCGAGCGGCCTTACaggtgcagtgaatgtgggaaagccttcagccGAAGCTCTGACCTCATGAAGCATCAGAGAGTCCACACTGGGGAACGGCCTTATGAGTGCATCGAATGTGGGAAATTGTTTAGCCAGAGCTCCAGCCTAAATAGCCATCGGAGACTTCACACTGGCGAGAGGCCTTATCAGTGCCCTGAATGTGGGAAATTCTTTAACCAAAGCTCCAGCCTCAATAACCATCGGAGGCTTCACACTGGCGAGCGACCTTATGAGTGCCTGGAATGTGGGAAAACCTTCAGGCAAAGATCTAATCTGAGGCAGCACCAGAAGGTTCACAAATCAGACAAGCCGTATaagtgcagtgaatgtggaaaagcctttagcCAGAGGCCTACCCTCGTCCGGCACCAGAAAATTCACACCAGAGAAAGGAGTGCAGAAAATGTGCAGCCTCCTCCAGCACAGCGATGTGCAGTAGAGATGAGCTCTGAGAACAGTCTTTATAAGGGGGCCATCAGCCAGAGGTTGAACCCTGTTCATCCCAATGTCCACACTGGGCAGATTCCCTATGAATGCTAA
- the ZNF792 gene encoding zinc finger protein 792 isoform X3: protein MGAEPWVPDRVDMTSAMARGAYSGPISGFCCATEAEHSVSVAGVSQDRKLKAALSKQKDYSCDMCGLHLRDILHLAEHQATHPSQKPYMCEAPGRESKSRANLYKHQMQQSIDKPVRRDEDRASFVKSCRDDTSKEPFTVRVGGKDFVGGTATSDLPQHQVAHRVEEPPQSTGVGDCHTVQSHSKCGEFGNAFSDKPTPIQHQRTHTGERPYECNKCGIFFSHASGLFQHQRDHNRGKPYECCECGKFFSQHSSLVKHQRVHTGESPHVCSECGKFFSRSSNLIQHKRVHTGEKPYECGECGKFFSQRSNLIHHKRVHTGKSAHECSECGKSFNCNSSLIKHLRVHTGERPYKCNECGKFFSHIASLIQHQIVHTGERPYRCSECGKAFSRSSDLMKHQRVHTGERPYECIECGKLFSQSSSLNSHRRLHTGERPYQCPECGKFFNQSSSLNNHRRLHTGERPYECLECGKTFRQRSNLRQHQKVHKSDKPYKCSECGKAFSQRPTLVRHQKIHTRERSAENVQPPPAQRCAVEMSSENSLYKGAISQRLNPVHPNVHTGQIPYEC from the exons ATGGGGGCAGAGCCATGGGTACCTGACAGGGTGGACATGACTTCAGCCATGGCAAGAGGGGCATACAGCGGACCCATCTCTG GTTTTTGCTGTGCAACAGAGGCTGAGCATAGTGTGTCTGTAGCAGGAGTGTCCCAGGACAGGAAGCTCAAGGCAGCTCTGTCCAAGCAGAAGGACTACTCCTGTGACATGTGTGGCCTACACTTGAGAGACATTTTGCACCTGGCTGAACACCAGGCAACACATCCCAGCCAGAAACCATACATGTGTGAGGCACCTGGGAGAGAGTCCAAGTCCAGAGCAAACCTTTACAAGCATCAGATGCAGCAGAGTATAGACAAGCCTGTCAGAAGGGATGAGGACAGGGCCTCATTTGTGAAGAGCTGCAGAGATGACACATCAAAAGAACCTTTTACAGtcagggtgggtgggaaggaCTTTGTGGGTGGGACAGCTACATCTGACCTTCCACAGCATCAGGTCGCTCACAGAGTGGAGGAGCCACCCCAGAGCACTGGTGTGGGGGACTGTCACACTGTGCAAAGCCACAGCAAGTGCGGTGAATTTGGGAATGCTTTCAGCGACAAACCCACACCTATTCAGCACCAGAGAACccacactggagaaaggccttatgaaTGCAACAAATGTGGGATATTCTTTAGCCACGCCTCTGGCCTCTTTCAGCACCAGAGAGATCACAACAGAGGAAAGCCCTATGAGTGCTGCGAGTGTGGGAAGTTCTTTAGCCAACACTCCAGTCTTGTTAAACATCAGAGAGTTCACACTGGGGAAAGCCCTCATgtgtgcagtgaatgtgggaaattctTTAGCCGAAGCTCCAACCTCATTCAGCATAAGAGGGTGcacactggagagaagccttATGAGTGCGGCGAATGCGGGAAATTCTTCAGCCAGCGTTCCAACCTCATTCATCATAAGAGGGTTCACACTGGCAAAAGCGCTCATGAGTGTAGTGAGTGTGGGAAGTCTTTCAACTGCAACTCCAGCCTCATTAAACACTTGAGGgttcacactggagaaagacCTTATAAGtgcaatgaatgtgggaaatTCTTCAGCCACATCGCCAGTCTCATCCAACACCAGATAGTCCACACTGGCGAGCGGCCTTACaggtgcagtgaatgtgggaaagccttcagccGAAGCTCTGACCTCATGAAGCATCAGAGAGTCCACACTGGGGAACGGCCTTATGAGTGCATCGAATGTGGGAAATTGTTTAGCCAGAGCTCCAGCCTAAATAGCCATCGGAGACTTCACACTGGCGAGAGGCCTTATCAGTGCCCTGAATGTGGGAAATTCTTTAACCAAAGCTCCAGCCTCAATAACCATCGGAGGCTTCACACTGGCGAGCGACCTTATGAGTGCCTGGAATGTGGGAAAACCTTCAGGCAAAGATCTAATCTGAGGCAGCACCAGAAGGTTCACAAATCAGACAAGCCGTATaagtgcagtgaatgtggaaaagcctttagcCAGAGGCCTACCCTCGTCCGGCACCAGAAAATTCACACCAGAGAAAGGAGTGCAGAAAATGTGCAGCCTCCTCCAGCACAGCGATGTGCAGTAGAGATGAGCTCTGAGAACAGTCTTTATAAGGGGGCCATCAGCCAGAGGTTGAACCCTGTTCATCCCAATGTCCACACTGGGCAGATTCCCTATGAATGCTAA